One genomic segment of Candidatus Paceibacterota bacterium includes these proteins:
- a CDS encoding ATP-binding protein: protein MIQRPFWRQRIEDAWREAPIAWLCGVRRSGKTTLAEALGADRAIYVNCDLPVVEDMVRDPQMFFRSCTKPIVVFDEIHQLHDPTRLLKIGADIFPKLRILATGSSTLAASRKFRDTLTGRKRTVHLLPVTWDELPAFGVPLPKRLFHGGLPAALLADTKRPALYREWMDSFFARDIQRLFGFRDLDRFNALFEYLLRQSGGQFEVTRTASAIGITRATVESHLRALDITHAVTVLRPFHGGGQNEIVKQPKVYAFDTGFVSFARGWDPLRPDDLGQLWEHIVLEHLQAHLPDTPPRYWRDKQGREVDFVLAHRRDAVDAIECKWDASSFESSALKLFRSYYPKGRNYLVTPSADQAYDKHYGNLAVHICTPMEIRA from the coding sequence ATGATTCAACGACCATTTTGGCGGCAGCGTATTGAGGACGCTTGGCGGGAGGCCCCCATCGCCTGGCTCTGCGGTGTTCGGCGCTCCGGCAAAACCACCCTCGCCGAAGCCCTCGGCGCCGACCGCGCAATCTACGTCAACTGCGATCTGCCCGTCGTCGAGGACATGGTCCGCGACCCGCAGATGTTCTTTCGCTCCTGCACAAAGCCGATCGTGGTCTTCGACGAGATCCACCAGCTTCACGATCCCACCCGTCTCCTGAAAATCGGCGCCGACATATTCCCCAAATTGCGGATTCTGGCCACCGGCTCCTCCACCCTCGCCGCCAGCAGAAAATTCCGGGACACTCTGACTGGCCGCAAACGCACGGTTCACCTTCTGCCCGTAACCTGGGACGAGCTGCCGGCCTTTGGCGTGCCCCTGCCGAAGCGACTCTTCCACGGCGGCCTGCCAGCCGCACTTCTCGCCGACACCAAACGCCCTGCGCTCTACCGCGAGTGGATGGATTCATTCTTCGCGCGCGACATTCAGCGGCTCTTCGGTTTCCGCGATCTGGATCGCTTTAACGCTCTCTTTGAATATCTCCTCCGGCAGAGCGGTGGACAATTTGAAGTGACCAGGACGGCCTCGGCCATCGGCATCACCCGCGCGACTGTGGAAAGCCACCTGCGCGCTCTCGACATCACCCACGCCGTCACGGTGCTGCGTCCCTTTCACGGCGGGGGACAAAACGAGATTGTCAAGCAGCCCAAGGTCTATGCGTTCGACACCGGCTTTGTGAGTTTTGCACGCGGTTGGGATCCGCTGCGCCCGGACGACCTCGGCCAGCTATGGGAACACATTGTGCTGGAACATCTACAGGCTCATCTGCCGGACACCCCTCCCCGCTACTGGCGTGACAAACAGGGGCGCGAAGTGGATTTCGTCCTCGCGCACCGTCGCGATGCGGTGGACGCCATCGAGTGCAAATGGGACGCGAGCTCGTTTGAAAGCTCGGCCCTGAAGCTCTTCCGAAGCTACTACCCGAAGGGCCGCAACTATCTCGTGACCCCCTCGGCAGACCAAGCCTACGACAAGCACTACGGTAACTTGGCGGTGCACATTTGCACGCCGATGGAAATTCGCGCATAG